The following coding sequences are from one Lysinibacillus sp. FSL W8-0992 window:
- a CDS encoding GNAT family N-acetyltransferase — protein sequence MFTEIRDITALNKEEVLALHIADNQQDFIESTQQCLDEAEDDRRFIPVGLYKEDIPVGFAMYGVFPHEGDTQRVWLDRYLIDERYQHKGLGKYFLQQLISFLQTKYNCQKIFLSVYDNNKVAIQLYKKFGFAFNGELDEKGEKVMVREVVAHDDN from the coding sequence ATGTTCACGGAAATACGTGACATCACAGCTTTAAACAAAGAAGAAGTATTAGCTTTACACATCGCTGACAATCAGCAGGACTTTATTGAAAGTACACAACAATGCTTAGACGAGGCAGAAGACGATCGACGATTTATTCCAGTTGGTTTGTACAAGGAGGATATCCCGGTTGGCTTCGCAATGTATGGTGTATTTCCTCACGAGGGCGATACACAACGCGTTTGGCTAGACCGCTATTTAATTGATGAGCGTTATCAGCATAAAGGACTTGGAAAGTACTTTTTACAGCAGCTTATCAGTTTCTTACAAACAAAATACAATTGCCAAAAAATTTTTTTAAGCGTCTATGACAACAATAAAGTAGCCATTCAGCTCTATAAAAAGTTTGGATTTGCCTTTAACGGTGAGCTAGATGAAAAGGGCGAAAAGGTCATGGTAAGAGAGGTAGTTGCTCATGACGACAATTAA
- a CDS encoding MerR family transcriptional regulator, translating into MLNKNVKYFTTGEFAKLCKVNKQTLIYYDQIGLLSPIMKDSKDYRYYSIAQYDFFSVIELLKTLGMSLKEIQKYMADKSPENFLDLMRQQKELVAKKRQELEMIESIIKVKIETTEEAMHIDFDSITIGHFPEETLYLSKNIEDSTEEQFVKAVSDFIDELDRSQLDTGYPIGGITKREQILAGNYDNYCYLYMEQPHPQEGHPYFKAIEGDFIIGYHIGLSTTLGQTYERLFKVMDENGYELGQYVYEEYIYDAVIKNREEDYVTKIMMEIVKRAK; encoded by the coding sequence ATGCTTAATAAAAACGTAAAATATTTTACAACAGGTGAATTTGCCAAGCTTTGTAAGGTGAATAAACAAACGCTCATTTACTATGATCAAATTGGCCTTCTATCACCAATTATGAAAGATAGTAAAGACTATCGTTATTATTCCATCGCTCAATATGATTTTTTTAGTGTTATTGAATTATTAAAAACACTTGGTATGTCTTTAAAAGAAATTCAAAAGTATATGGCAGATAAATCACCAGAAAACTTTTTAGATTTGATGCGTCAGCAAAAGGAGCTGGTGGCGAAAAAAAGGCAAGAGCTTGAAATGATTGAAAGTATTATTAAGGTAAAAATCGAGACAACAGAAGAAGCGATGCATATAGATTTTGACAGCATTACGATCGGCCATTTCCCAGAAGAGACGTTATATTTAAGCAAAAATATTGAAGATTCCACAGAGGAACAGTTTGTAAAGGCGGTCTCAGATTTTATCGATGAATTGGATCGCTCGCAGCTTGATACAGGCTATCCAATTGGGGGCATCACAAAAAGAGAGCAAATTTTAGCTGGGAACTATGATAATTATTGTTACTTATATATGGAACAACCACATCCTCAAGAAGGGCATCCATATTTTAAGGCGATTGAAGGAGATTTTATTATTGGTTACCATATAGGATTATCAACGACGCTAGGCCAAACATATGAACGATTATTTAAGGTCATGGATGAAAATGGCTACGAGCTAGGGCAGTACGTATATGAAGAATATATTTATGATGCTGTTATTAAAAATCGGGAGGAGGATTATGTCACGAAAATTATGATGGAAATTGTTAAAAGGGCAAAGTAG
- a CDS encoding DUF2225 domain-containing protein → MGFNIYYYESNVDCKFCKKQYTTYKVRPNRFKIIEEQTDFMPVYEGLNPLLYEVAVCPHCGYAYHKSMTRTYGPFLLLIDELYIKELHKPMDICRERTIDDAIVSYKLAYLVAKASMEEALLMANIALKIAWLYRLKNESESETHYLYAARDFYSKSFASNQEGSERIQFLHAELSLRLGDIVEAKKGFSRLIADRNVSNKYRKLARDRWENYKYNEHPNYVTENKQEIIK, encoded by the coding sequence ATGGGTTTTAATATTTACTACTACGAAAGTAATGTGGATTGTAAATTTTGCAAAAAACAATATACAACATATAAAGTACGACCAAATCGTTTTAAAATAATCGAAGAACAAACGGATTTTATGCCCGTTTATGAAGGCTTAAATCCATTACTTTATGAAGTTGCTGTATGCCCGCATTGCGGATATGCTTACCATAAATCTATGACGAGAACGTATGGGCCGTTCTTGCTACTAATCGATGAATTGTATATTAAAGAACTACATAAGCCCATGGACATCTGTCGCGAACGCACGATTGATGATGCTATCGTAAGCTATAAATTGGCCTATCTCGTAGCAAAGGCATCAATGGAAGAGGCACTTTTAATGGCTAATATCGCCCTGAAAATAGCTTGGCTGTATCGTTTGAAAAATGAAAGCGAATCTGAAACGCACTACTTGTATGCAGCAAGAGACTTTTACAGTAAATCTTTTGCGTCCAATCAAGAAGGAAGCGAGCGAATTCAATTTTTACATGCCGAATTAAGCCTTCGACTCGGCGATATTGTAGAAGCAAAAAAAGGATTTTCTAGATTAATTGCAGATCGCAATGTTTCCAATAAATATCGCAAACTAGCACGTGATCGTTGGGAAAACTATAAATATAACGAACACCCTAACTATGTCACTGAAAATAAACAAGAAATCATCAAATAA
- a CDS encoding Cof-type HAD-IIB family hydrolase, translating to MDCKIIFFDVDGTLINYDDGCIESSTKNALQLLRNKGIRLVAATGRPLSMCHDLQELGIDTFITANGAYTRHGDQIIHTIPIAQEIVENVKAFADDNNNSLSFFTDQLFMNNVRHPATLKAMKETLSLDEYPPTNNNILNEEVYLMCLYANVKEEKKYITQFPNLKFERWHPTIINVLQDDVSKSIAVEAVLKYFNLVPKEAIAFGDGDNDIDMLKQVGYGIAMGNGSVALKNIADYITMKSDEGGIDYALRKLQLI from the coding sequence TTGGACTGTAAAATTATTTTCTTTGATGTGGATGGTACGCTCATCAACTATGACGATGGTTGTATTGAAAGTAGTACGAAGAACGCGCTACAACTATTAAGAAACAAAGGAATTCGATTAGTAGCTGCAACAGGAAGACCATTATCTATGTGTCATGATTTGCAAGAACTAGGTATTGATACATTTATTACTGCTAATGGTGCTTATACTCGGCATGGTGATCAAATAATCCATACCATTCCTATCGCACAAGAAATCGTAGAAAACGTAAAAGCTTTTGCTGATGACAATAACAATAGTCTATCATTTTTCACTGATCAACTATTCATGAATAATGTTCGCCATCCTGCAACACTAAAAGCAATGAAGGAGACATTATCTTTAGATGAGTATCCTCCTACTAATAATAATATTTTAAACGAGGAAGTTTACTTAATGTGTTTATATGCCAACGTAAAAGAAGAGAAAAAGTACATAACACAGTTTCCGAATTTGAAGTTTGAGAGATGGCATCCGACGATTATAAATGTGCTACAAGATGATGTATCAAAATCCATTGCAGTTGAAGCAGTGCTAAAATATTTCAACCTAGTTCCGAAAGAGGCAATTGCTTTTGGAGATGGAGATAATGATATTGATATGTTAAAGCAAGTTGGATATGGTATTGCGATGGGAAATGGCAGTGTTGCATTAAAAAATATCGCTGATTATATCACGATGAAATCAGATGAAGGTGGCATAGATTATGCATTGCGCAAGCTACAGCTTATCTAA